The Helianthus annuus cultivar XRQ/B chromosome 16, HanXRQr2.0-SUNRISE, whole genome shotgun sequence genome includes a window with the following:
- the LOC118488327 gene encoding putative aldehyde oxidase Art an 7 translates to MASLLKTCMLLLQLLAFSVFTSRDHCGCVAAVSVGCGNSVHNKLLDGGDDYSKPQVETDYKGAWVIDNLDVGVCAMHLQLMPNDQVIWYDATSLGPSARKLEPEGNCPINPYDNQPDCWAHALAYDWKTSQSRTVEVWGETWCSSGNLWPNGNMISTGGTYNGVKAVRMMPLDDPKPDFIEVRDALGDVRWYSSNLVLQDGSAIVVGGRNAFSYEIVPPSLEFKPNKIDLPFLNDTCTPSKGEGPDKYIENNLYPFLFLLTDGNVFIFANDRAVTLNPTSGQIIQQHPVCPGGSRNYPPSGSSAILPLKMSTDNTQALNVEVVICGGNSPDAFELVDAKRVKVQQFLPALKDCHRIHPMEKGAQWEDEQDMPSPRTMGYLLHLPTGDLIMLNGAQKGTSGWENAKDPNLTPLLYQPFKPIGQRFTEMNPTNISRMYHSSSALLPDTKVLVAGSNPHQFYTFNVEFPTELRVEKFSPHYLDPKLDKQRPIIDEQGTDKVLKYGKPFKIAASIQSQEFLELGEIKVTMLYPPFTTHGFSQNQRMIVPTLTEVVDNVITALAPPSGNFAPPGYYILFVNYLGVPGTGVWVHID, encoded by the exons ATGGCTTCACTATTAAAAACCTGCATGCTCCTCCTTCAACTTTTGGCATTTTCGGTGTTTACCAGCCGGGACCATTGCGGTTGTGTTGCCGCTGTGAGTGTTGGTTGTGGTAATTCTGTCCATAACAAGCTTCTTGATGGAGGAGATGATTATTCAAAGCCACAGGTTGAGACTGATTACAAGGGTGCATGGGTCATTGATAACTTAGATGTTGGCGTGTGTGCCATGCATCTACAGTTGATGCCTAACGATCAGGTTATATGGTATGATGCCACATCACTTGGTCCATCAGCCCGAAAATTGGAACCTGAGGGAAACTGTCCGATTAATCCATACGACAACCAGCCAGATTGCTGGGCTCACGCTCTCGCTTATGACTGGAAAACCTCACAAAGTAGAACGGTTGAG GTGTGGGGTGAAACATGGTGTTCGTCAGGAAACTTGTGGCCTAACGGTAACATGATTTCAACGGGTGGTACCTACAATGGTGTTAAAGCGGTTAGAATGATGCCTTTGGATGACCCAAAACCAGACTTCATCGAAGTAAGAGATGCTCTTGGCGACGTCCGATG GTATTCATCCAACCTGGTGTTACAAGATGGGAGTGCGATAGTTGTCGGAGGTCGAAATGCTTTCAGCTACGAGATTGTGCCACCATCGCTTGAGTTCAAGCCGAATAAAATCGACCTACCTTTCCTTAACGATACATGCACACCCTCAAAGGGAGAGGGACCAGACAAATACATTGAGAACAACCTCTACCCATTCCTTTTCCTCCTTACAGACGGAAACGTGTTCATTTTCGCTAATGATCGAGCCGTCACATTAAACCCAACATCAGGACAAATCATTCAACAACACCCTGTGTGCCCAGGAGGATCTAGAAACTACCCTCCTTCTGGCAGTTCTGCGATCCTCCCATTAAAGATGTCCACAGATAACACCCAAGCCCTTAATGTAGAGGTTGTCATTTGTGGCGGTAACAGCCCCGATGCATTTGAACTGGTCGATGCAAAGCGTGTAAAGGTACAACAGTTCTTGCCCGCGCTAAAAGATTGTCATAGAATACATCCCATGGAAAAAGGTGCACAATGGGAGGATGAACAAGACATGCCATCTCCAAGAACCATGGGGTATCTTCTACACCTGCCAACAGGAGATCTTATTATGCTTAATGGTGCCCAAAAGGGTACTTCTGGTTGGGAGAATGCTAAAGATCCCAACTTAACACCTCTACTATATCAACCATTTAAGCCCATTGGTCAAAGGTTTACAGAAATGAATCCAACCAACATATCGAGAATGTATCATTCCTCATCCGCATTGTTACCCGACACAAAGGTTTTGGTTGCGGGTAGCAACCCACATCAGTTCTACACATTCAACGTCGAGTTTCCAACAGAACTACGAGTCGAAAAGTTCTCCCCTCATTACTTAGACCCTAAGCTCGACAAACAAAGACCCATAATCGATGAACAAGGTACGGATAAGGTGTTGAAGTATGGAAAACCATTCAAGATTGCAGCTAGTATCCAGTCGCAAGAATTTTTGGAGTTGGGTGAGATTAAGGTAACTATGTTGTACCCACCTTTCACCACTCATGGTTTCTCACAAAACCAAAGGATGATTGTTCCTACGTTGACAGAGGTTGTTGATAACGTGATCACCGCCTTGGCGCCACCCTCTGGAAACTTTGCTCCTCCGGGGTACTATATTCTGTTTGTGAATTATCTTGGAGTTCCTGGAACCGGTGTTTGGGTCCACATTGACTAG